In the Plectropomus leopardus isolate mb chromosome 5, YSFRI_Pleo_2.0, whole genome shotgun sequence genome, one interval contains:
- the samsn1a gene encoding SAM domain-containing protein SAMSN-1a isoform X1 codes for MLQRAASNVSDKKSMKPKRSTSFGRFEGLRHHSSQAKPEENGTSMLTEECETLDPNKSAGLGKKMKAISLTMRRKMGKKHAKSFSEEMGDDTDKDPEVETEGSLPAEKNSAKTSNSLESLYSGQSSSSSGGVTSESNGSGKRDSLRLEEDGSYQGQFCGRARVHTDFVPSPYDTDSLKLKVGDIINIISKPPMGIWTGMLNNKVGNFKFIYVDVLVEKEEEEEAPKIRQQKLCKRPRPKTLLELLERLNLEEYASALLINGYQTVEDLLHLQEKHLIELNVKDPEHRRKLLAAAEYRYTEGDDVRDAEEHISSHSLQEEDSDCPRDSGCFIPSECSDSKDDAEQLTDAADS; via the exons CGCTCCACCAGCTTCGGCAGGTTTGAGGGGCTCAGACATCATTCATCACAAGCAAAGCCAGAGGAAAATGGAACATCCATG CTCACAGAAGAGTGTGAGACTTTGGACCCAAACAAATCGGCTGGACTTGGAAAAAAGATGAAGGCCATTTCATTGACCATGCGCagaaaaatgggcaaaaaacaCGCCAAGTCTTTCTCTGAGGAGATG GGTGATGACACAGACAAAGACCCTGAGGTAGAGACAGAGGGTAGCCTGCCAGCTGAGAAAAACTCTGCAAAGACAAGCAACTCGTTAGAGAGTCTTTACAGTGGCCAGAGCTCGTCTA gttCAGGCGGTGTGACCAGTGAATCCAACGGTTCTGGTAAGAGAGACAGTCTGAGGCTGGAGGAGGACGGCTCCTATCAGGGACAGTTCTGCGGCAGAGCTCGTGTCCATACAGACTTCGTTCCCAGCCCGTATGACACAGATTCCCTCAAACTCAAG gttggtgacatcatcaacatcatcagtAAGCCTCCAATGGGCATCTGGACAGGCATGCTAAACAACAAAGTGGGCAATTTCAAGTTCATCTATGTAGATGTTTTAGTggaaaaggaggaagaagaggaggcacCAAAGATCAGACAACAGAAGCTGTGCAAAAGACCTCGACCTAAAACATTGCTGGAGTTACTAGAACGACTGAATCTTGAG GAGTACGCCTCTGCCTTGCTGATAAATGGCTACCAGACAGTGGAGGACTTATTGCACCTGCAGGAGAAACACCTGATAGAGCTGAATGTCAAAGACCCCGAGCACAGACGCAAGCTTCTCGCTGCTGCTGAGTACCGCTACACAGAAG GTGATGATGTCAGGGATGCGGAGGAGCACATATCCTCCCACAGTCTACAGGAAGAGGACAGTGACTGTCCCAGAGACTCGGGCTGCTTCATTCCATCTGAATGCTCAGACAGTAAAGACGACGCAGAGCAGCTCACAGACGCTGCGGACTCTTAA
- the samsn1a gene encoding SAM domain-containing protein SAMSN-1a isoform X2: MLQRAASNVSDKKSMKPKRSTSFGRFEGLRHHSSQAKPEENGTSMLTEECETLDPNKSAGLGKKMKAISLTMRRKMGKKHAKSFSEEMGDDTDKDPEVETEGSLPAEKNSAKTSNSLESLYSGQSSSSGVTSESNGSGKRDSLRLEEDGSYQGQFCGRARVHTDFVPSPYDTDSLKLKVGDIINIISKPPMGIWTGMLNNKVGNFKFIYVDVLVEKEEEEEAPKIRQQKLCKRPRPKTLLELLERLNLEEYASALLINGYQTVEDLLHLQEKHLIELNVKDPEHRRKLLAAAEYRYTEGDDVRDAEEHISSHSLQEEDSDCPRDSGCFIPSECSDSKDDAEQLTDAADS; the protein is encoded by the exons CGCTCCACCAGCTTCGGCAGGTTTGAGGGGCTCAGACATCATTCATCACAAGCAAAGCCAGAGGAAAATGGAACATCCATG CTCACAGAAGAGTGTGAGACTTTGGACCCAAACAAATCGGCTGGACTTGGAAAAAAGATGAAGGCCATTTCATTGACCATGCGCagaaaaatgggcaaaaaacaCGCCAAGTCTTTCTCTGAGGAGATG GGTGATGACACAGACAAAGACCCTGAGGTAGAGACAGAGGGTAGCCTGCCAGCTGAGAAAAACTCTGCAAAGACAAGCAACTCGTTAGAGAGTCTTTACAGTGGCCAGAGCTCGTCTA GCGGTGTGACCAGTGAATCCAACGGTTCTGGTAAGAGAGACAGTCTGAGGCTGGAGGAGGACGGCTCCTATCAGGGACAGTTCTGCGGCAGAGCTCGTGTCCATACAGACTTCGTTCCCAGCCCGTATGACACAGATTCCCTCAAACTCAAG gttggtgacatcatcaacatcatcagtAAGCCTCCAATGGGCATCTGGACAGGCATGCTAAACAACAAAGTGGGCAATTTCAAGTTCATCTATGTAGATGTTTTAGTggaaaaggaggaagaagaggaggcacCAAAGATCAGACAACAGAAGCTGTGCAAAAGACCTCGACCTAAAACATTGCTGGAGTTACTAGAACGACTGAATCTTGAG GAGTACGCCTCTGCCTTGCTGATAAATGGCTACCAGACAGTGGAGGACTTATTGCACCTGCAGGAGAAACACCTGATAGAGCTGAATGTCAAAGACCCCGAGCACAGACGCAAGCTTCTCGCTGCTGCTGAGTACCGCTACACAGAAG GTGATGATGTCAGGGATGCGGAGGAGCACATATCCTCCCACAGTCTACAGGAAGAGGACAGTGACTGTCCCAGAGACTCGGGCTGCTTCATTCCATCTGAATGCTCAGACAGTAAAGACGACGCAGAGCAGCTCACAGACGCTGCGGACTCTTAA
- the hspa13 gene encoding heat shock 70 kDa protein 13 gives MSGEISMIGSVILALFLAGYLGQQYLPPPKPKVIGLDLGTTFCSVGVFHPGSGDVEVIADEEGRKSIPSAVSFTTTAVLAGHEAVDLADSNPQNTIYDAKRFIGKTFEPEVLERESARYPFKVMNNNGSAEFVISTNHTFAVSPEFVGSRLLLKMRKMAERQMGVPIQKAVISVPAEFDERQRNYTVRAANLAGLEILRVINEPTAAAMAYGLHKVDVFNVLVVDLGGGTLDVSLLNKQGGMFLTRAMAGNNKLGGQDFSQRLLQYTTERARQEFGIPPTLKEDIHHLRQAVEAAKLNLTLQPSVTIRVPLHLHTHDSSESPKDSAPAPVLFQAVITRELFEELNEDLFQKILAPVETVLTEGHLAKEDVDEIVLVGGSTRIPRIRRLISEYFGKEPNTSVDPDLAVVTGVAIQAGIMGGSWPLQVSAIEIPNRHLRKTNFS, from the exons ATGTCTGGAGAAATCTCTATGATTG GGTCGGTGATACTGGCCCTGTTCCTGGCCGGCTACCTGGGCCAGCAGTACCTACCGCCCCCCAAACCCAAAGTGATCGGCCTGGACCTGGGCACCACCTTCTGCTCTGTCGGTGTCTTCCACCCGGGCAGCGGGGATGTGGAGGTGATAGCAGATGAAGAGGGGAGGAAGAGCATCCCCAGCGCCGTGTCATTCACCACCACTGCGGTGCTGGCTGGGCACGAAGCCGTGGACCTGGCCGACAGCAACCCACAAAACACCATCTACGATGCCAAGAGGTTTATCGGGAAGACATTTGAACCGGAGGTCCTGGAGCGGGAGAGTGCTCGGTACCCGTTTAAG GTGATGAACAATAATGGGAGTGCAGAATTTGTCATCTCCACCAACCATACCTTCGCTGTAAGTCCAGAGTTCGTAGGCTCCAGGCTGCTGCTCAAGATGAGGAAGATGGCTGAGCGACAGATGGGTGTGCCCATACAGAAGGCTGTCATCTCGGTGCCCGCAGAGTTTGACGAGAGACAGAGGAACTACACTGTCAGAGCAGCCAACCTCGCCG GCCTGGAGATCCTGCGTGTGATCAATGAGCCCACAGCTGCAGCCATGGCCTACGGCCTGCACAAGGTGGATGTGTTCAACGTGCTGGTGGTCGACCTCGGGGGAGGAACCCTTGATGTTTCTCTGCTCAACAAACAGGGAGGCATGTTTCTCACCAGAGCAATGGCAG GGAATAACAAGCTCGGAGGTCAAGACTTCAGCCAGAGGTTGCTCCAGTATACCACAGAGCGAGCGCGACAGGAGTTTGGCATCCCACCCACTCTCAAAGAGGACATCCACCATCTCCGACAGGCTGTGGAAGCCGCCAAGCTTAACCTCACCCTCCAACCCAGCGTCACCATCAGAGTTCCCCTGCACCTCCACACTCACGACAGCTCCGAGTCACCCAAAGACTCTGCTCCTGCTCCGGTTCTCTTTCAGGCCGTGATCACTCGCGAGCTGTTTGAGGAGCTAAATGAGGACCTCTTTCAGAAGATCCTGGCTCCAGTTGAAACCGTGTTAACTGAGGGCCACCTGGCAAAAGAGGACGTGGATGAGATTGTTCTGGTGGGAGGGTCCACCAGGATACCGCGGATCAGGAGGCTGATCAGCGAGTACTTTGGAAAGGAGCCCAACACATCAGTAGACCCCGATCTGGCTGTGGTTACAGGTGTGGCCATTCAGGCTGGCATTATGGGCGGCTCCTGGCCTTTACAAGTGAGCGCTATAGAAATCCCGAACAGACACCTGCGCAAGACGAACTTCAGCTAA